A window of Prolixibacter sp. SD074 contains these coding sequences:
- a CDS encoding DNA polymerase III subunit gamma/tau — protein sequence MENYIVSARKYRPFTFSSVVGQPSITATLKNAIRNNHLAHAYLFCGPRGVGKTTSARIFAKTINCQNITTETEPCNTCESCKAFNENRSYNIHELDAASNNSVDDIRTLVDQVRVPPQIGKYSVYIIDEVHMLSQSAFNAFLKTLEEPPPHAIFVLATTEKHKILPTILSRCQIFDFNRIGITDIEKHLASVAEKEQINFEPEALNIIAQKADGAMRDALSIFDQVVSFSGSNITYQDTISNLNVLDYDYYFRLVDGFQKGDVPGVLMIFNEILDKGFNGHHFVSGLCQHFRDLLVCKDPVTVELLEVGGDIREKYRRQSEECNLPFLVEGLNLASECDMQYKASSNKRFLVELALIRIAQLEEAFKKKRLTNA from the coding sequence ATGGAGAATTATATTGTTTCAGCAAGAAAATACAGACCTTTTACGTTTAGCTCGGTCGTTGGGCAGCCGTCGATTACTGCCACGCTTAAAAATGCGATCCGTAATAACCATCTGGCGCATGCATACCTGTTTTGCGGACCTCGCGGGGTAGGGAAGACTACCTCAGCCCGTATTTTTGCCAAAACCATCAATTGTCAGAATATTACTACTGAAACAGAGCCTTGCAATACCTGTGAGTCATGTAAGGCTTTTAACGAAAACAGATCTTACAATATTCACGAACTCGATGCTGCGTCCAATAACTCGGTGGACGATATTCGTACGCTGGTCGACCAGGTTCGGGTCCCGCCGCAGATTGGAAAATACAGCGTGTACATCATTGATGAGGTACACATGTTGTCGCAATCTGCATTCAATGCTTTCCTGAAAACACTGGAAGAACCGCCTCCACATGCTATTTTTGTGTTGGCTACTACCGAAAAACATAAAATCCTGCCAACCATTCTTTCACGTTGTCAAATCTTCGACTTCAACCGGATTGGCATTACCGATATTGAAAAACATTTGGCTTCGGTGGCCGAAAAAGAGCAAATCAACTTTGAGCCGGAAGCGCTGAATATTATTGCCCAGAAGGCTGACGGCGCTATGCGTGACGCACTTTCCATTTTCGACCAGGTGGTGAGCTTTTCAGGTAGTAACATTACTTACCAGGATACCATCTCGAACCTGAATGTGTTGGATTACGACTACTATTTTCGATTGGTTGACGGGTTTCAAAAAGGTGATGTCCCGGGTGTTCTGATGATTTTCAACGAGATTCTGGATAAGGGGTTTAACGGGCATCACTTCGTATCCGGTTTGTGCCAGCACTTCCGTGATTTGCTGGTGTGTAAAGATCCGGTGACGGTGGAATTGCTGGAAGTAGGTGGCGACATCAGGGAAAAATACCGGCGCCAATCCGAAGAGTGTAATTTGCCATTCCTGGTGGAAGGATTGAATTTGGCCAGCGAGTGCGATATGCAATACAAGGCTTCATCCAATAAACGCTTCCTGGTAGAGCTGGCACTCATTCGCATTGCACAGCTGGAAGAGGCATTTAAAAAAAAAAGGCTGACGAACGCGTAG